The following DNA comes from Centropristis striata isolate RG_2023a ecotype Rhode Island chromosome 3, C.striata_1.0, whole genome shotgun sequence.
acaagaatgagaaatgtcattgtcgaacaaagtctcattgtttcaatcagtgtataccttccaaatatacttaaatgagatttttaaataagctaaaataaagggtttgaatgcttaaatataatctttgctgttttttaatgtgcccctctgattaaacactggcccctgcttggcccccacagtaaaactggtctagaaccgccactgatccTAAACATTAGCTAAATAAATGACCTTGACTTCACATTGGCACTATTTATTACAGTTTCCAGATCAATTAGTCCCCAGGTACCCTTCAACAGTTGTTGTGCAACCCTCAGGTTGCCCCCAACAGATAACGTTAGCACACAGGTGGCTAACACAGCTAGCTTACCAATATGCAAAGCAACATGCTTAACTGATATTAAATAAGAGCTGAAATAGCCACATATTCGTTTAACAGTGACTGACGATCATATATCACCTTGAACACTCAATGAATGGGGTCGGTTAACTCAATGTGATAACATGTGAGCGTGTATACCGACAAGGTCACTAACAACGTGATTAAGCAACCACAGTCCAATGCTAGCACACACCGCCAATACAATTCTATATAGAGTTAGCATCTGTGCTAACGATAGCTAAGAAGCAAGATTTGAGATGTTTCGGTTGATGCCACAAGTTGTAACATATAAATAATTACACACACTTAAATTGGTAGTTAGTTTAGAGAGAGGTCAAAGTGAACCATGGGGTAAAAACGACATTTTATCCTGTTATAAGACTCACCATGGTTCTCTGGCATATTCCTCCATCTTGTTCTTTTGGTGTTCCCTCTGACGTCACGCTTATCGGCAGCTGACGTAACCACACGACGTGATCTCTTAAAGGCacatttcatgtgttttaaaGGAAGCGACGCTTTCACAAACAAGTGATTAACGCGAGGGAGTAAGATGTTACATTTGGGAACATACTATCTATTGATAAGGATATATTTTAGATCGTGGTTCTTTTAGCCTTTCCTTTTtagcatttaaaatatatatttttgggacTTCAGGGACTCCGTACATGTGGGCGGTTGTTTATTTACTACATCAGGAGTATCTACTGACAGTTGACCCTGGGGGGCAAACAGGTGTGTCAAAGCCAAAGCAGGTATGCTTTGCAGCCATGCAGTTAACCGTTTATCTTCTTAtcacatatttaatttaaaagttatttaaaggggggcaaaaataacaaagaagggaataaagaaaacatttattcgCCTCAATGGGCCCTTGTGGGAAGATGAAGAGACAAGTACTATCAACTAtgtaattacaaaaaagaattaatctaataaataaacaatgtgaAGAAATGCCTCTGGTACTgcaaaataaatgacattttaCAATTTTGGCAGCATCAGATAGTTTCCTTTGGAATAGTAAAGACatacaacagcaaaaaaaaaatgcttcaaatctAGTTGTTGATCTATATTTTTTCGGTGTGTTACACTTGTGTCTGTAATGAAGCCATAAAAATATTAGTTTAATGATTCATAGGGGAAGTTTTTCTACTATTTACTCTGCCTCTCATTGCaactgtttttagtgtttttcatgtgttttgtctgtgctgtttgttcttcattgtgttttctctgtactctcgacatcatttgaggggttgccctcaatgattcctcgagaaatgaataaaggataaatgaaaatatttcctGATAATTTAATATATGAATAGTCTAGAGGAGATGAACACACAGTGAAGCCTATTATTTGTTACTGCATGTGAGCAAATACGGGTCTATAGTTTGCTCCAATAGAtataaatgacagaaatgttCATATTTCCTTGATATATCATCCTATCGTCCTGGTCCAAATACTACAATACCCATGAGCCTCGGCCATCATTGGCATGCAGTGGAGGCCTGTCAGAGGCCCCATGGTGAATCCAAACACTGACAGaatatgagataaaaacatGAAGCCATAGCTGCATCCTGTTTTATTAACTGATTTTGGTTCTTGTGTCAAAATCTTGATTTAAGGCCGTAGTGGTATGAGCTGATATGGGGCTTAcgtgttgtttttattcttagaTAGATTTGTTTTAAATCAGATTGACACAGCAGACCTGGTTCATGTTATATTCCAGAAAAGGCGGGTCAGTAGAGCAACCCAACAGCTAATTTTCCTCCCTAGCAGGTTCATTAGGCATCATAGAGAGAGGAAGGACCATATAGAGTGAGTTACATGTGAATATAGAAGACTGTCCTCTGAGTTACTTTCTGCATACAAATCACCAAGTTCTCCTCAGATCCCCTTTACTGGCGCTGAACAACCAGTAATCTCAACATTTTCAGTCCTTCCCCTCTTATTCCTCCATGTGAGACCAGTGCCGTCGGTCAGGAGAGCAGCTCCAGCCGAGAGACAGACCGCTGGCCTGCAGCCCATTATTAGGAACGAGAATGGAATGAATTGCAGAGCAAGCTTTCATTGAGAAATGCCCAAATATAGGCATTTCATGGATGCAGAGGCTGAGGCAGCACGATGGAGACATAAACTTGCCTGCTGCTGTTCTCAGGATGATGGCTGCCTCACCAACTGGAGGGAAGACGCCACACGGCTCAGACTGCTTCCCTGCAGCTTTAAACACGTAATGGAGAGAAATGTTCTTGAATCCTGGCTGCAGAAGAGTGGTGTCTTGGAGTGCATAAGGATAATGGAGCGATTCTTGTCAGGATTCACATGCACCACAGGAGTCCTTTAAATCTATTATTCATGCTGCAAGTTAGTTGTTGTCTGTGGAAACATATCTATATATGGCTCTGTATATAATGTGCACATCTTCCTGGAAACAGCTACATCTAATGTGGAATGTACACAGTGAAAATGGAAATGCCTGAGTATATTTTAACAGTTAATGATGTCatattgattaattaagtcTGTAAGTCCATTATAAGGAATTAGTGGATGATGGGAAGGCCACAACTGTCCAACGTAttggaaatatttgcaataaattgtaAACAGAGGCTCTGAATGCATCCCTCTTGTTTTGGTTACAGCTAGCCAATGCTTTCATTTAGAAcggtgaataaacattttaactggAGCTACTTAGCGTATCCATTGTCAGGACTTAATGCTCcccctgcagccaatcagaattgAGTATTCACCCACACAAGGGTACAATATACCATCATATGTATAGAAACATGCATTTACAGTACATAGGATATTTTTGATTAAGCATACTGAAAAATGTTTGCAAaagttatttgtatttaatttaattctgtgtattctgAACATGTTAATGACATCAGCCAGGCATAACTTGTGATTTATCATTGCAAACATACCAGAATCTTTTATTGAAGACATACAGGCTCTGTAAGAAAGGCATGTGTAATCAGATATGACAGAGAATCCTTCATTACACATTGCACATATGAGTGcctcttacatttttttaaaacacatttaaaggtGCAGTCTGCGATTCCTATCCAATACACTTTTTGCTAACACTATTTTGTGTTCGTGCACAGGACAGGGAAAAGGTCATGGATGCATAAAGAGAAAGGCAGTGCGAGCGAGAGGGTAAATCTGGCACATGCTAGGAGCACTGACGgggtgtgtgtatttgtttgggtGTTCAAATAGCAACAATCTTTCCCCAGAATCGCAGACTCCacctttaacctttttttaaatgacattcaCTTAAAAGTATGGCATAAATCAACAGGAGTGTTGATATAAACCAGTAATGGCTAAGGTTAAGACATGTGGATGTATTACATTACAAGTTATGTAAGGTATTCAAACACCCTGGCTAGAATGATTCTGTACAAAATATAACATCAGATACTGAAGGACAGCCATTTGCACTTCCTGATAAAAATGCATTATGTAATTATTTCCATGCTCAAACTCTTTCGTCATGCACCAGGATTCCACTGGGCTGCTTTCCAATCCATTAATCCCTGCCTGAGATGTCTTGAGATTTggcaaagagacacacaatcaAAGACCACCGTGACCTTTTTGTTTCTTACCCAGATTTTCTTAAGTCAGGCCGCCATGTTTGTTAATTCCCTGATATTTCCGCCATTTCAGAATTCCCAGTTTGAACAGATTTACAACTTACAAGTATACGGTGGATTCCCTctccacaaaaaaataataaatggtcAAATCAATGTCCACTATATCACCGATAAACTTTTTGTATATTAGAATTTTATAAAGTTATTTGAATCTCTTATTAATAAGCTCATCACACACTCCCACAATGCTCACATTCAGATGCATACACAAGCCAACATGTTATATGATCGGCTTCATATTATCTAGTGCAAATAACCAGCAAAGCGTCAATATGTACTGAagacaaacaaccacaaaactCATGGCACTCTCTGCAGTCGGCCAATAGAGAGCCCTGCATCACTCATTCTCCACAGAGTCCTTTTGGTCCAGTGTTTGAGGGGAGAACTCATAGTGAGGGCTAGTCATCCAACTGATGGGCATCTCATGTTTCGCTTTCTCTATCCGTCCCACAGCCCCGCAGTTCTTTGACTGCATGCGGGCATTGTACAGTTTATCTCCTTGAAAACCTGTGGTGAAAtgtctctcttctttttctttttttctattcaaaaaGAAAGTATTACTGCAACCACTTTGGCACCGGCACCTGTGGGAAAAATAAAACGTAAGTATGTGAGGATATATAAACCCTTTCTCACTTCTACAGATGCAAAAGGCAGCTTTTAGCAAGATGACACACCAGGCCTTCAATTAACTCCTCTCACTTATCCTAGGCATGATTAGATGCTCAGGGTAATATAAAGAGTGCAAACATTTGTTAAGGGCAGGAGGAAGGTGTGGTGGATGGATCAAACTAACCAAGGACCTTGCACATGGAGCCCAGTGTTTGTGttcagtgtgaaaacaaaaagcaacgttgttattttaatttaacctgTAAATTAACTCCCGTACAGAGATACATCATGTTCAAGGTCACATATGTAACTGCGTCCAGTAATATATTCATACAGtggttattttaacccaaaccctgaGCTTTTTCCTAACCATGACCAAGTAGTTTTGgggcctaaacctaaccaagtagttttataAATAAGTCGTTTTTTTGTCTCCAAAACTTAACTAAGTAGCATTGCTATCTAACCAtaaacaagtagttttgtttcctaaacttaacaaaatagtttttctgcctaaacttaaccaagtagtctTTGTgcctaaattaaaaacagttttgtttcctaagtttaaaaaagtagttttgtttcctaaactaGACCAAGTAGTTTGGCTGCCTAAACTTAACTATGTAGTTTTGGTGGCTAAACCAGAAGTTTGACAAGTTGGGAGTGAAAATGTGTTGAATATACTGTGGGGCTGCTAACCTATTCATAAACCTGCCCTACGTACCTTCTTGAGTTGTTTCTTATCGCTTCCTCTGATCGAGGCGAGCAGTTGGTCCCTTGAGTTCTTACTCCCGCCTGGGCCTTTTCCATCCAGCTTCCTCTGCGACACCGGGGTCAGAGAGTTCCTCAGGGCATCTACATCCAGCAtgggaggcggaggaggagggggtcCACCCCcagggggaggtggaggtggtggtggcgCCAGACCTCCAGCTCCTCTTTTAGGTGTCAGCTTTGGTGACGGCATAGGTGATGGTATGGGAGAAGGTTTGGGGGAAGCTCTGGGTGAGTTTCTCAGAGATCCTCCACCACCTGTCTTGGGTACCTCCAGTGTCCCCTTCTTCTCCCCGTTGGCCTGGGCCTGCTTCTGCTCCTGCAGGCGCTTTTGCCGCTGTCGGTCCATGTTGCGACTCAGTATGTTTGTCGTAGTCATTCTGGGTCCAGCTAACTCAAAGTGGTAGCCCAGTTTGAGCAAGGTGGTGTTTTCCTTCAGGATCTTGGTCATCTCCATCTCGGTCTTCCCGCCACAGATGTGACGCTGGTTTTGAAAGCGAAGCTCAGTCAGTGTGGAGTTGTGTGGCAGCGATTGGATCAGAGACAGGATGCCCTTTCCGGTGAGATGGTTGGAGTCCACGTTTAAGCTGGTGATAGTCTTGTTGTTGCGTAGCGTTCCTGCAAAGGCGTAAGCCACGTGGTCGTCTGCACGACAGTTAGCCAAAGCAACCTTCTTAACGTTGGTGTTTTTGTGCAAAGCCTCTGCAAACTCAATGAGTGTTTTCGTCTTGATGACCTCTGAGTTGTTGACATTGAGCTCAGTGAGGGAGGGGTCGTTGCTTCGAACCTGCTCCATCAGCTCATCAAACATGCTTGagtcttcatcctcctcctcttcttcttttgcttTGCTGTTTGGCGTGTTTTTAGCTACACAGTtgccaagtttctcagtttcctcagcttttttaacttttcctttacCATCCTCTTTCTCCTCGACTTTCTTGTCCGTGCTagtcttcttctccttctctttcacaTGGTCACTGTGGTTTAccagctcctctctgtctgttctTTTCTCTGCCTTGTCATGTTTGACCTGGACCTCACCCCTCTCTGATGGTTGTCGCTCAAGTTTAACATCAGGCTTGTTTTTATCTTctgcttttttctcctctgctttAGGCTTCTTCTCTTCTGATTTACTCTCCGGAGCCGAGCTTTCTTGCACCTTGCTCTGCTTCTCCAACATTTTAGAGACAAGTCCTTGTGTCCTGAACCCCTCagattttctctccttttctttccccacatccttttcttgtttttctcgtAGCTTTGAGATAATGTCTTTGGTTTTGCTCTCATCTCTTCTCCTGCAGTCTTCTTTCCTGTCTTTGCTGTcatcctttttttcctgtaactTAGAGATCATATCCTTTGTTTTGCTACCTGtgctctctctgttttctcttctgtctcttATCTTAGTGTCCTCAAGTTTCTCTTTGGTCTCCTCTTTCACGTCACTCTCTCCACTTTCCTGCTTCCTGTATCTACTCGAAAGCCGACTTCGCTCCTCCTTTGAACTTTCAGGACCTTTGCTGTTTCTGTCTTCcacctttgtgtctctttcagaAACACTCGATTGTCTTCGTAGCCCTACTGTCACATCGTCGTTCCCCTCCTGGCTCAGCCCCATCTTCCTCAGATATTCCTGCTTCCGGCTCTCCTTCTTTGTCTCACCCTGCAGGAAGACAAATATATCAACATTATGTCAGAAAGTAAAGCAGTTAAATGTAAATCAATGCCAAAAGGAGTTAtggcataaaataaaaacggAGTGTCACAGAATGTAGGGACCTAAATCAAAgtaattgtgtctctttgtagtcattttaagtctttttgtagattattgtgtctttctgtagtaatttgttgttgattgtttctctttgtaatcattttgtttctctttttagttgATTATGTCTTGCCTTTAAGTCATTTAAAGTTGATTGTGTGcattttctagtcattttgagtccctttgtagtcattttgtgtgtctttgtaatcattttgagtctctttgtagtcattttgagtctgttTGTAGTTGATTGTATATCTTTGTAGTCAtctgagtctctttgtggttgattatgtctctttgttgttgttttgtgtctctttgagtaaCTTTTTGTAGGTGTGGACCAAGGGGGTTGCTGACACTTTGAGCCCTTTGGCCTATTCAGTAATTCATCCATGATCACAGCACATACAGAAGGAGGCTGTCATTTCGCATAATTTAAAGATGTCTTTAAAGTgtcataattaaaataatttattggcTATACAGCATAGAACTTGTTCTTgcagacatacagtatataatgcATGGCATGTATAGTAAAATGTATCACCTAAGGCCATGCAAATACTGTATTCCTTTACTGTCACACAGCTCCTCATCCATCTGCtgactgtaaacacacacactctgcctgACATAATATGGCATGCATGTTTACATTCGGCAAAAGGACAAGGAGCAATTTTTTATAGTGCAGGAATACATTTGCGGCGAGTAGCTTGCAAAGTGTTTGATTTGTGAGTCTCCATCTGTTTTGCTGTGTGAGGCCGTGGCCCTGGCAGATGTATCCTTAAAAGGCAGTGAGCGTAGGAGCAATCAACCAAGGAATTCCATCAGGCCGGGA
Coding sequences within:
- the lmod1b gene encoding leiomodin-1 codes for the protein MSRRKVRGLTRTGRQVSEDPDLDNLLSTLSPEEVEELEKDMMKVPDIKPEDGKIIDQGESQAGQPPSSNNVREAKLDSRRESDRKGRLSEREQSFEGETKKESRKQEYLRKMGLSQEGNDDVTVGLRRQSSVSERDTKVEDRNSKGPESSKEERSRLSSRYRKQESGESDVKEETKEKLEDTKIRDRRENRESTGSKTKDMISKLQEKKDDSKDRKEDCRRRDESKTKDIISKLREKQEKDVGKEKERKSEGFRTQGLVSKMLEKQSKVQESSAPESKSEEKKPKAEEKKAEDKNKPDVKLERQPSERGEVQVKHDKAEKRTDREELVNHSDHVKEKEKKTSTDKKVEEKEDGKGKVKKAEETEKLGNCVAKNTPNSKAKEEEEEDEDSSMFDELMEQVRSNDPSLTELNVNNSEVIKTKTLIEFAEALHKNTNVKKVALANCRADDHVAYAFAGTLRNNKTITSLNVDSNHLTGKGILSLIQSLPHNSTLTELRFQNQRHICGGKTEMEMTKILKENTTLLKLGYHFELAGPRMTTTNILSRNMDRQRQKRLQEQKQAQANGEKKGTLEVPKTGGGGSLRNSPRASPKPSPIPSPMPSPKLTPKRGAGGLAPPPPPPPPGGGPPPPPPPMLDVDALRNSLTPVSQRKLDGKGPGGSKNSRDQLLASIRGSDKKQLKKVPVPKWLQ